AAAACTAACATCAACAACTGGCATTGTATAATTAATAGCCATAATAAACATATCGTCGACATTATTATATTCTTCAGCAAAGGCATCGGTAATTATTCCGCTATTTTGTGTTTTAATATTATTCGTTATCATCCATTTATATCCCAATATATTTATTATAAGAAGCAGCATAAACAAAATATTTTTAATTCTATAACATTTTATTGAATTCTTATACAATAAAAGCACCCCTCTTTTGTATTTTATTCACATAGGAATCCCAGATTAAAACAAAAAGTCATTTTCCTCTCTAAGAGATATTTACTTAATTGACTTTTTATAATATAAATTATTCGAAAGAGAGGTGCTTTATTACAAAATTAATGTACAAGTTGATTCATTTCTTCAATTGTCATATTAGGTTGTAATGCCATATTTATACCCTTTGATATGATTGAAGAAATATTCTCAATTAAAGAATCTACTTCTTTTGGAGTTACCATTAGGTCTTTAACATATGGATTCAATACCTCTCTAATAAGTGCATATTTATCTTCACTCCCCATGTTTTTTAATACTGTATAAAATGGACTATCCTCTTTTGTTTGTTTAATAAGTGAATTTGTCAGATATTCTATTGTATCATTTGCTATTGTAGCAGCATCTACTACTGTGGGAACTCCAATAGCTATGACAGGTATCCCAATACTTTCCTGATTTATTGCAAGTCTCATATTGCCAATACCTGAACCGGGACTTATACCGGTATTTGCAATTTGTATCGTTGTAGCTAACCTTTCTATCCTTCTGGATGCAAGTGCGTCAATTGTTATTAATATGTCAGGCTTAATCCTATCAACGATACCTTTTACAATTTCAACTGTTTCAATACCTGTAATACCAAGAACACCTGGTGCTATAGCAGATACAGCACTTATTTCATTTCCAAATTCATCTGGAATAATTTCTTTCAAATGCCTTGTTATAATTATATCTGAAACCACCTTTGGTCCAAGTGCATCAGGCGTAACATTCCAATTACCAAGACCTACCACAAGTATATTTGTTTCAGCACTTAAGGTTGTTATTTGTTTAATAACGTTTGCAAGTATTTTCGCTACATTTTCTTCTAATTTCAAATCCCTTTCTTTCAAATCAGGTGCTTCTATTGTTATATAATCACCAACAGGCTTTCCCATTGCCTGTACTCCCTGTTCATTTAAAATACTTACTTTTACAACCTTAACCCCTTCATAATTTTTTTCTTCTACGGATACACCGGGTATTTCACCTGCATAACCCTCTTTATAAAGTTCACGTGCCTCTACAGCAAGGTCTGTCCTTATACTGAACATGATTTCACCTCAATTCAGTAGGTATAAAAGCATCTACAAGCCCTATTACAAATGCTGCTATCAATGCACCCGGAATCGTAGCATGTATTGTAGGCACAATAAATTGTGCAATATATATAACTATTGCCGCAACAATAAATCCTACAATACCTCTGCTCCTTGGTGAGATATTTTTCCCCAACAATGCTTCAACAATATATCCCAATAAGGCAATAACAACTGCTGAAATTAAAGCACCCCAAAAGCCTGCAACACTAAAACCGGGTACAAGGTATCCAACCACTAATAAGACAATTGCAGATACAATAAACCTAACTATTGATTTCAACATAAAAATCACCTCCTGTAAATATGATAAACAATTTGACAGATAATATACCACTATGGTAAATTATCATTAATATTGCTTTATTATTGACAAAATTATTATGTTTTGATACGATTACAAATGAAACCTTGATAAAAGTCTACCGGGAACATAAAGCACGTAAATTTATTGGCGATGTAGTTCACTTGCAAATATTATGTTTTCATGTTAAAATTACATTTGATTGATTTGAGGAGGTGAAAAAGTTTGGCAAATATAAAATCCGCAAAAAAAAGAATTTTAGTTACTGCAAAAAAGACTTTAAAAAACAAAATGATAAAATCTAAAGTAAAAACGGCTATTTCCAAATTTGAAAAAAATCTTTCCGCCGGTAACATAGATGAATCAAAGAAAACATTAAAAGCCGCTATTAGAGAGCTTGACAAGGCATATTCAAAAGGTGTTTTGCATAGAAATACCATTGCAAGAAAAAAATCAAGACTCTGTAAAAAATTAAATACCTTAGATGCATAAAAGCGTACATGGTACGCTTTTTCACTTGCAAAGTTTTCTTATGAGATTTTCCAAGGAAAGTCTTGCATCATGTCCTGATTTTAACGCTTTATCACATAACAAGCATTTGTCATATGCTGCAATCAGTTCTTTAAAACTAAACATTTTACTCTGTATTAGTATATCTTTAACTGCAAAACTATGTATACTTAATCTTGCAGCATACTCTTTTTTATCAATATTTTTTTGCATAAGATATACTATTTTTAAAATATTTCGGAACTGTCTTATAATCATGCTTAATATAACAATACCGCTTTCACCGTTATTAATCATTCTATTTAAAAGATATATTGCTTCTGCTTCCTTTTTTAAGCCAATCGAGTTAACTAAATTAAATATATTTTCATGTAAATCAACACAAACAACAGCTTTAATATCTTTTTCTGATACCTCATCATTTTCAGAATATGCAATAATTTTATTTACTTCATTAAATATTCTGTATAAATCTGTTCCACAATTTTTTACAATAAATTCTGCCAATGGCTTTTTTATAGTCTTCCCATATTTCCTTATAAAATATCCGGTATAATTAACAGCTTCTTTATATCTTACCCTTTCAAAATTTACTATGATACCGTATTTTTCAATTGTTTTAAAAAATTTTTTTCTCATATCAATTTTATCACCAAACATGAACAGCAGAATATTGTAATTATTTTTGTTTTCAATATAATCAATCAATTCTTTAATACTTCTATCATCAAGCCTTTTAAACATGTCTTGGTCTTTTACAACCACCAATTTGTGCTGGGACATAAAAGGAAGGGTTTCACATGCATCAATAATATTATCCAAATTTGCTTCCTCAATCATTAAACAATTCATTTCATCTGCAATCCCATTAAGCAATATATTTTTTAATTTTTTATAAGCATCATCCAATAAAAACTTTTCTTCACCATAAAAAACATATACAGGTAATATTTTGGATTTTAAACTATTTATAAAGTCTGTATAATTCATCTTACCCTTCATTCCTTTCCCTTTACTAAAACAACAGAATTGACTCAAAAAACATAAAATATATTTTTAATCCTCAATAAACCTTTTTACTTTAATAACATTACCATCCGTATTTATAATAACTGCGCCATCCCTGTCTGTTCTATATAATTTAGAAATACTTGCTAAGTATTTTACGACATTAACATTGGGATGTCCATAATTATTTTTACCCACTGAAATTATAGTAATCTCAGGATTTACCTTCTCAATAAAATCTTTTGTTGAAGATGTGTTTGAACCATGATGTGGAACCTTTAGCACATCTGCTTTTATATCTAAATTTTTCAATTTGTTTTCTGCTTCCTTTTCAATATCACCCGTAAATAAAAAATCAGCATTTCTATAAATCATTTTAAATGTTAAAGCATTATTATTAATTGGATTTTCCTCAATAAAATCTTTCCCGGGACTTAATACAATAAAATCAATTCCATCTATCGTCACCACATCTCCTTGTGTTAAAAATACAACTGGTATTTGTTTTGATTTAGCTATTTCAATAAGTTCCTTGTAATTATTATCCGTAACCTTCTGTTCTCCTATGAATATTTTCTTAACGTTTATTTCATTAAGGATACTTAATACTCCTCCGATATGGTCAATATCCGTATGTGATATAAATATTGTATCAAGCGTTGCTGTATTCTTATAGTACAAAAAGGGCATTACTATATTATGTCCAACATCAAATGCCGTACCATTTGCATTTGGTCTTCCGCCTCCATCAATAAGGATTTTCTTTCCGTGAGGTGTTTCTACAAAAGCACTGTCGCCCTGCCCCACATCAAGAAATGTAACTTCCAATCCTTTATGTACAGTAACATTATAAACAATTCCTGCAATAAAAATAAAGATTATTATTGCAGTTATTTGATATTTAAGCTTTTTATTTAATTTACTTAAAAACACTATAATCATTATATAATACAATATAATAGCATAAAAAGGCATTACTAATGTATTTAAGCTTGCATATGGTAAACAACTAAGAAATTTTGTCAAATATAAAATTATCTCAACAATCGGTATGTTAATATAATTTATTGGAAAAGATAAAAATGGTATGACTATGCTTATAACCGCAGATATAAATCCAAGAATAACAACAGCACCTGTTATTGGTACAATTAATATGTTTGCCAAAAGAGAAATAAGAGATAAATTATGAAAATAAAAAAGTATAATTGGAATTGTGCCAATTTGCGCTGCCATCGTCAAAGCAATCATGTCCTTAAGTTTTTTATTTGGAATTTTTATCAAAACTTTTAATGGATTATAGAGATATATAATAGACAAGGTTGCTATAAACGATAGTTGAAACCCAACATCATAAATCATAAGGGGATTAATGAGCAATATAAATACTGCAGCAACGGAAATAGAATTTTCCGGCACGTTATTTCTCCCTATACTTGTACCTATCAATGCCATTGATGCCATGATTGTTGACCTCATAACAGGCGGTACTGAGCCAGTTAATAGGGTATAAAATATCAAAATCAAAATAACAATTGGTGTACTGTATCTATTGATTTTAAAAAATCCCAGTATAAATATAATAAATAAGGCAATAACGCCAACATGAAGTCCCGATACCGACAATACATGGGCAATACCGGTAATTCTAAATGAATTCATCGTTGCATCATCTATACTATAATCCCCCAATATCATAGATGAAACAAATTCAGCATCATTTTTCGGCATTGATGCGGCATATCCAGCCCTGATTTTATTTCTTGTATTCTGTAATATTCTATCAATAACACTATTTTTGTTCTTTTCTACTATTTCAAAGCTTGTACCTTTAATACTCATCAGTGCCCCTATATTATTTTTCCTTAAAAATAATCTGTAGTTAAATCCTCCCGGATTTCTTTTTTCTGGAGGTATATATACTATTCCCCTTACATTTACTAAATCTCCATTTTCAGGTGGAATCCCCCCATACTGTGATACAAGAATCTTTAGACCCTTATCTGGGTTAACAATATATTTTGATAAATTCTGCATTTTCTTTAGTTCAGATACGGTACCCCTTATAGTTACAAGCTTCCCTTCCATAGTTTCATAATTGTTTTTCGAATATATAGCGTTTGTACCAATTATAACTCCAAAAAGAAAAATACTTATTAAAATAGGAAACGTAGCATTTAAGGATTTCTTATACATGATAATAGAAAAAAATACAGATATAAGCAAGAATATAAATAAATAATTTATGTTTATATTATATCGTCCAACAATTATACCAGAGGATAGAGCTATTGCAATATATAAAAAGGGGGCGTTCATTTTATACCTCTCTTCTGTACTTGAAAAATATACTATATAGCCTTTGCAAGCTAAGAATAATAATCCTCATAACATGTACCCCCTGGATATTCTTACAATAAAATCATATAATTTTATACAATAAAAAGCAATATCTTCTTATAAGCGTGATAAATAATCTTAATAAAAAAAAGCTGTTTAAAACAGCTTAATTAGAATTCCTATTTAAAAAAGGTTTAACAATTTCCATGATTATTAATGGTGCAAGTGATAGAGCTATAATAATGTCCCAGTCATAAATATTAACATTTTTAACCTCAAAAATTGTATTCAATGGTGTCATAACTACAACAAGTTGTAATATCAATGATATTGTAAATGCAAAAATCATATATTTGTTTTTAAATATTCCTATTTTAAATATAGATTTATTTGACCTTACATTCATCGCTTGAACTAATTGTGACATTGTTAAAACCACAAAAGCCATAGTTCGTCCATTGCTAAGGCTTTCATTAAGACCTATTATAAAAGCCAAAAAAGATACAGCACCTATTATTATACCTTCTAAAGGTATCCTTATTGCCAAACCTTCTGAAAATATTCCTTCTTCCTTCCTCCGGGGCTTTTTAAGCATTATATCTTTTTCAGCCGGTTCTAATCCAAGAGCAAGTGCTGGTAAACTATCTGTAATAAGATTAACCCATAATATATGTATTGGCTTTAAAGGAAGCGGCATCCCAAGTATTGTCGCAACCAATAAAACAATTATCTCTCCTATATTACAGGAAAGAAGGTAATGTATTGACTTTTTTATATTTGAATAAATAGTCCTGCCTTCCTCCACTGCCGCAACAATAGTAGAAAAATTATCATCTGTCAAAACCATATCTGCAGCTTCCTTAGCTACATCAGTACCTGTAATCCCCATCGCAGCACCAATATCAGCTTGTTTTAACGCCGGTGCATCATTTACACCGTCACCGGTCATAGCAACTACTGCTTTATTTTTTTGCCATGCTTTTATTATCCTCATCTTATGCTCTGGCGAAACCCTTGCATAAACAGAAATATTTTTCACTCTATTGATTAATTCCTCATCCGAAACCTTTTCCAGTTCTTTGCCTGATATAACTTCGTCATTTTCACTCAGTATTCCCAGTTCTCTTGCTATTGCAGATGCTGTGATTTTATGATCTCCTGTTATCATTACCGGTTTGATTCCCGCTTTCTTACACAACTTCACAGATTCTTCTACTTCTTCCCGCGGTGGATCTATCATTCCTATAAGCCCTACAAATATCAAGTCCTTTTCTACCGTTTCACTGGATAGATTTTCAGGAATTTTGTCAACATCTTTATATGATACAGCAAGCACCCTTAAGGCGTCTTTACCCATTTTTTCATTTTCTTTTTTTATCTCTTCTTTATCTTCATTTTCGAGCGCTATTACTTCACCATTTTTTAATATGTATTTGCATCTTTCAATAATATTATCAAACGCACCCTTGGTTATAATTCTATATCTATCTTTATCCATTCTATGTATTGTTGTCATCATTTTACGTTCAGAATCAAAGGGAATTTCTGCTTCTCTGGGATTTTCATTTTCTACATCTATTTTTTTAGACCCTGTACTTTCAAAGGCAGCCACCAGTGCAACCTCGGTCGGGTCACCAATACTTTTGCCATCTTTATTAATTATTGCATCTGTACATAAAGCAGCAATCTTTAATATAAAATGCAGTTTTTCATTAACGTTATTTCTTAATCCATATTCCCTGCCATCACTAAATACTTTAACGACAGTCATTTTATTCTGCGTTAATGTTCCTGTCTTGTCGGAACAAATAACATTAGCACTTCCTAAGGTTTCAACAGCTGTCAACTTTCTTATTATTGCATTCCTTTTAATCATTTTTTGAACACCAATCGCAAGTGTAATAGTAACGACTGCCGGTAAACCTTCTGGTATAGCAGCAACTGCAAGACTTACAGCAGTCATAAACATCTCAAAAACCGGTCTTTTTTCAAGTACCCCTATTATAAATATAATTACACATATAATGATAGCACCTGAACCAAGATATTTTCCAAGCTGCTCCAGCTTTTCCTGTAAGGGCGTTCTTTGATTGTTTTCACTCTCTAACATACCGGCTATACAACCTACCTCTGTATTCATGCCAGTTGCTGTTACAACGTATTTCCCTCTGCCGTATGTAACAATTGTTCCCTTATAAACCATATTTGTTCTGCCGCCAATATCTAAATCCTCATCCTCAATCATCATCTGAGATTTTTCTACCGGCAAAGACTCACCGGTAAGTGATGATTCATCAATCTTTAAATTGGCAGATTCTATTATTCTGCCATCTGCCGGAACAAAATTACCTGCTTCAAAAAATACAATATCACCCGGAACTATGTTGGAAATTTCTATTTCAATAATTCTACCATCCCTCAAGACTCTTGCGTTTGGTGCAGATAATTTCTTTAAAGCTTCAAGAGATTCCTCCGCCTTGTTTTCCTGAATCATCCCAAGAAGTGCATTTAATATTAAGATAAATAATATTATAACTGCATCTACAACCTCTCCAAGAAAAAAAGATATAAAAGCTGCAATAATTAATATAATTACCATATAATTATTAAACTGTTCAATAAACATTGAAAATATAGATTTTCTTCCTTTACCTTTTAGACTATTTGTCCCATATTTAGAAAGCCTTATTTCAACCTCCCTGCTTGATAATCCTTTGTTTGAATCTGTATTCAAATCTTTAAGGACTTCTGATATATCAAATCTCCAATATTTTTTCATTCTTTTTCTCCTTTTCATAAATCAGATAAAAATGTTAAATATAGAATGAGACCTCTATTTCGTGATAATATCACAAAATAAAGGTCTCACTCGCAGTTACTGCATAATCAACCGGGTTTTTAGTACCGTGATGACGACTGATTATTTAAGAGTTACTCCCCTTCATTAAAACAATAATATTTTTATTACTAAGTCTATTTAAACATTTTCAAATTATATTCATATTATTCTGTATACATATTTTTTGTTAAAACATAAAATACAATCAAATCATCGAGACGCCTGCTGATATCAAGTACAACATCATATTTGACATTCTTCTGTTGAATTAAATCATCAAGTTCCTGCCTTAAATCATTTATTTTTTGCTCCAATGCTGAAATATTAGTATTCATAATGCTTCTCCTTTTAAAATGATTGCATATACAATTTTATCATTTTAAACCATAAATTTCAATAGTATGCTAAGGAAAATTTAATTAATTTTCCCCATAACTTTCAACAATTTCTTGTATGATTCTACTATAACCTTTGCGCAATTTATTTTCCAGTCATTTGCTTTTAAAAATATATCCTCTTCGTTATAAATCTTATTCATTATATCATCATTAATAATTTTTCTTTTAATATTTTCCATTAAATTCTCAAGCTCAAAATTTTTATTACTATCCAAGATAATTCCTCCTAACATATATAGAATTGATATACAATATATTTTTGTTTAGAAACAATTTTATTTACGTAAAATATTTTATATTGTTATATATTCTATATATGTTATAAATTTCCTGCTATTCCAGAAAAATTATTGTTCGTTTCCTACTATATTATTTTTAACAATATGAATACTATTTATTATTTATATTTTTATCTCTTTACTTTTATATTTTACATGTTTATTTTACTCATAAACCTTTGTTCCATATACTGATGTAATCTTTCTAAACTCGCTAATTATTTTTTTTGTAATTTCACCAGCTTTTCCACTGCCTATTATCCTATGGTCAACCTCAGTAACCGGTATGGCTTCTGCTGCTGTTCCTGTCAGAAAACATTCGTCAGCCGTATATACATTAAATAATGAAATGTTCTTTTCTTCAAAAGGTATATTTAGTTCCTTTGCTATGTCAATTACTGTAGCCCTTGTTATTCCTCCAAGTGCCCCTGCTGCTGATGGTGGTGTATATAAGGTTCCATTTGATACTATGAAAATATTATCCCCTGTACATTCAACAACATAACCCTCAAGATTTAAAAGCAACGCTTCAGAATATCCCGCTTTTACAGCCTCAATTTTAGCAAGTATATTATTCAAATAATTTAATGATTTTATCTGTGGGTCAAGTGATTGTATTGAATTCCTCCTACATGTAGACGTAATTATTTTAAGCCCCTTTTCATATGTTTCCTCAGGATACAAAGCAATTTTATCTGCAATTATTACTATAGTTGGTTTATCACATTTATATGGATCAAGCCCAAGGTCACCTTTTCCTCTCGATACAACTAATCTAATATAGGCATCCTTTAAATTGTTTTTTCTAACCGTTTCACAAACCTTTTTTTCCATTTCCTCCATAGTAATTGGTATATCAAGAAGCAAAGCTTTTGCCATACTATAAAGCCTTTTTAAATGCTCCTTAAGTTTAAAGACTGTACCGTTGTATGCCCTGATGCCTTCAAATATACCATCGCCATAAAGATATCCGTGGTCAAAAACAGAAACAACCGCCTTATCGCTGTCAACAAACTCACCATTTATATATACAATAGACATTTCAATTCCCCCAATGCATATTAATATTTTAACGTAAATTATAACATTATAAATTTATTTAGTCAATCAAAACAAAAAGCCCCATTACAGGGACTCTTTGTATTCCTTTTATTCAGCTTCTTTTATTGCTCCTGTCGGGCAAACATCCTCACATGCTCCACAATCAATACATGCATCGGCATCTACTTCATACTTGTCATCAACTTCTTTTATTGCATCTTCTGGGCATTCATCAGCACAAGCACCACAGCTTATGCATTCTTCTTGGTCAATAATATGCGCCATCTTATTTCCTCCTTTCAAGTAAGCAGTATGTACTTCATAAATATGAACCACCCGTGTGAACTACACGCCAATAAATTGGCGAGCTTCGTGCTCCCGATGAAAGTCCCATCGGTACGCAACCGGGACGTCCAACCCCACTACTGCCGTGACGGGTTTCCCCATCCTTTGCAGATACTTTTTCATACATACTGGCTTTTATCTCTCCAATAAATTGGAGAAGATTCCCGCCAGTTTGTCCTAAATGGATTATATCATAATTTTTTTTTGTAATCAATATAAAAAATCAATATAAAAAATTTTTTTGTCATTAAAATAAGTCTTATTCTTCAAAATTAAAGCTTATTTAAGTTTAAAATACCATTCTGAGATTTATATTAAAAAGAGTATTCCTTAAAGAAAATTATTAGAACTAAGTGAATAGAATGGTAGCCTTAAGGGGAGTCGAACCCCTGTCTTCGCCGTGAGAGGGCGATGTCCTAGGCCACTAGACGATAAGGCCGCAAATGATGGCTGCCGAACTAGGATTCGAACCTAGACTAGATGATCCAGAGTCATCGGTGCTACCGTTACACCATTCGGCACCAGCTAACAGAAAATATTATAACATGGCTTTATTATTTTGACAAGCCTTTTTTTATTTTTTCAATATATATTTATCATTTTTAACTTTATTTATTCATAAATAACCCTCTTGATTTATAAATGATTATTCTACTTCTTCATGGTAGTTTTCGATATATTCGACCGCCTTTTCTATTCTCTCAAGT
This is a stretch of genomic DNA from Aceticella autotrophica. It encodes these proteins:
- the rpsT gene encoding 30S ribosomal protein S20; protein product: MANIKSAKKRILVTAKKTLKNKMIKSKVKTAISKFEKNLSAGNIDESKKTLKAAIRELDKAYSKGVLHRNTIARKKSRLCKKLNTLDA
- the holA gene encoding DNA polymerase III subunit delta, with protein sequence MKGKMNYTDFINSLKSKILPVYVFYGEEKFLLDDAYKKLKNILLNGIADEMNCLMIEEANLDNIIDACETLPFMSQHKLVVVKDQDMFKRLDDRSIKELIDYIENKNNYNILLFMFGDKIDMRKKFFKTIEKYGIIVNFERVRYKEAVNYTGYFIRKYGKTIKKPLAEFIVKNCGTDLYRIFNEVNKIIAYSENDEVSEKDIKAVVCVDLHENIFNLVNSIGLKKEAEAIYLLNRMINNGESGIVILSMIIRQFRNILKIVYLMQKNIDKKEYAARLSIHSFAVKDILIQSKMFSFKELIAAYDKCLLCDKALKSGHDARLSLENLIRKLCK
- a CDS encoding aspartyl-phosphate phosphatase Spo0E family protein, yielding MNTNISALEQKINDLRQELDDLIQQKNVKYDVVLDISRRLDDLIVFYVLTKNMYTE
- a CDS encoding phage holin family protein, which produces MLKSIVRFIVSAIVLLVVGYLVPGFSVAGFWGALISAVVIALLGYIVEALLGKNISPRSRGIVGFIVAAIVIYIAQFIVPTIHATIPGALIAAFVIGLVDAFIPTELR
- the gpr gene encoding GPR endopeptidase — protein: MFSIRTDLAVEARELYKEGYAGEIPGVSVEEKNYEGVKVVKVSILNEQGVQAMGKPVGDYITIEAPDLKERDLKLEENVAKILANVIKQITTLSAETNILVVGLGNWNVTPDALGPKVVSDIIITRHLKEIIPDEFGNEISAVSAIAPGVLGITGIETVEIVKGIVDRIKPDILITIDALASRRIERLATTIQIANTGISPGSGIGNMRLAINQESIGIPVIAIGVPTVVDAATIANDTIEYLTNSLIKQTKEDSPFYTVLKNMGSEDKYALIREVLNPYVKDLMVTPKEVDSLIENISSIISKGINMALQPNMTIEEMNQLVH
- the ilvE gene encoding branched-chain-amino-acid transaminase, producing MSIVYINGEFVDSDKAVVSVFDHGYLYGDGIFEGIRAYNGTVFKLKEHLKRLYSMAKALLLDIPITMEEMEKKVCETVRKNNLKDAYIRLVVSRGKGDLGLDPYKCDKPTIVIIADKIALYPEETYEKGLKIITSTCRRNSIQSLDPQIKSLNYLNNILAKIEAVKAGYSEALLLNLEGYVVECTGDNIFIVSNGTLYTPPSAAGALGGITRATVIDIAKELNIPFEEKNISLFNVYTADECFLTGTAAEAIPVTEVDHRIIGSGKAGEITKKIISEFRKITSVYGTKVYE
- a CDS encoding indolepyruvate ferredoxin oxidoreductase subunit alpha gives rise to the protein MAHIIDQEECISCGACADECPEDAIKEVDDKYEVDADACIDCGACEDVCPTGAIKEAE
- a CDS encoding DNA internalization-related competence protein ComEC/Rec2, with the translated sequence MNAPFLYIAIALSSGIIVGRYNININYLFIFLLISVFFSIIMYKKSLNATFPILISIFLFGVIIGTNAIYSKNNYETMEGKLVTIRGTVSELKKMQNLSKYIVNPDKGLKILVSQYGGIPPENGDLVNVRGIVYIPPEKRNPGGFNYRLFLRKNNIGALMSIKGTSFEIVEKNKNSVIDRILQNTRNKIRAGYAASMPKNDAEFVSSMILGDYSIDDATMNSFRITGIAHVLSVSGLHVGVIALFIIFILGFFKINRYSTPIVILILIFYTLLTGSVPPVMRSTIMASMALIGTSIGRNNVPENSISVAAVFILLINPLMIYDVGFQLSFIATLSIIYLYNPLKVLIKIPNKKLKDMIALTMAAQIGTIPIILFYFHNLSLISLLANILIVPITGAVVILGFISAVISIVIPFLSFPINYINIPIVEIILYLTKFLSCLPYASLNTLVMPFYAIILYYIMIIVFLSKLNKKLKYQITAIIIFIFIAGIVYNVTVHKGLEVTFLDVGQGDSAFVETPHGKKILIDGGGRPNANGTAFDVGHNIVMPFLYYKNTATLDTIFISHTDIDHIGGVLSILNEINVKKIFIGEQKVTDNNYKELIEIAKSKQIPVVFLTQGDVVTIDGIDFIVLSPGKDFIEENPINNNALTFKMIYRNADFLFTGDIEKEAENKLKNLDIKADVLKVPHHGSNTSSTKDFIEKVNPEITIISVGKNNYGHPNVNVVKYLASISKLYRTDRDGAVIINTDGNVIKVKRFIED
- a CDS encoding calcium-translocating P-type ATPase, SERCA-type, with product MKKYWRFDISEVLKDLNTDSNKGLSSREVEIRLSKYGTNSLKGKGRKSIFSMFIEQFNNYMVIILIIAAFISFFLGEVVDAVIILFILILNALLGMIQENKAEESLEALKKLSAPNARVLRDGRIIEIEISNIVPGDIVFFEAGNFVPADGRIIESANLKIDESSLTGESLPVEKSQMMIEDEDLDIGGRTNMVYKGTIVTYGRGKYVVTATGMNTEVGCIAGMLESENNQRTPLQEKLEQLGKYLGSGAIIICVIIFIIGVLEKRPVFEMFMTAVSLAVAAIPEGLPAVVTITLAIGVQKMIKRNAIIRKLTAVETLGSANVICSDKTGTLTQNKMTVVKVFSDGREYGLRNNVNEKLHFILKIAALCTDAIINKDGKSIGDPTEVALVAAFESTGSKKIDVENENPREAEIPFDSERKMMTTIHRMDKDRYRIITKGAFDNIIERCKYILKNGEVIALENEDKEEIKKENEKMGKDALRVLAVSYKDVDKIPENLSSETVEKDLIFVGLIGMIDPPREEVEESVKLCKKAGIKPVMITGDHKITASAIARELGILSENDEVISGKELEKVSDEELINRVKNISVYARVSPEHKMRIIKAWQKNKAVVAMTGDGVNDAPALKQADIGAAMGITGTDVAKEAADMVLTDDNFSTIVAAVEEGRTIYSNIKKSIHYLLSCNIGEIIVLLVATILGMPLPLKPIHILWVNLITDSLPALALGLEPAEKDIMLKKPRRKEEGIFSEGLAIRIPLEGIIIGAVSFLAFIIGLNESLSNGRTMAFVVLTMSQLVQAMNVRSNKSIFKIGIFKNKYMIFAFTISLILQLVVVMTPLNTIFEVKNVNIYDWDIIIALSLAPLIIMEIVKPFLNRNSN